A region of the Amphiprion ocellaris isolate individual 3 ecotype Okinawa chromosome 22, ASM2253959v1, whole genome shotgun sequence genome:
CAAAAGGGCTACCTTGTAATTGACAAGTCACTACCATAGTGCTCGACTTCTCCAGTCAGATCCACTCTTTGCTTGGTACATTTCAAAAGAGGAAGATGGCAATGGCCAATAACAAACTCGAGGTGTCCatcttttatgtacagtctatgattCAGTCATTAGTCTGCtcacaaacagaacaaacataaATTGAAATATCTGTGTGTTCTCTGTGCTACATTTTAGCTTAGGTTGTGGCATCGGCTATGGCTACTTGCACAGGATTCCGACACGTCCAGTGCAGCTTAACACCcagaataaaaatgttattcATCCAGCGGTCAGTAGCAGCAGTGAAGAGGGGGTTGCAGGTGACAGCACTGAGGTACAGTTaatcacatcttttttttttgtttacctaGTAAATGTCCTTTGGTAGAGACTTTTTGTAATCTCGTGTTCCTTTCCTTTTAGGTGCCTTCTATGGCTGAATGTAGGCCACCTACTGAAACAGACTTGAATCAAATCGAAGGAGGTGTGCAGGATCTGAGTGTGATCTCACCCACACAGCAGGCTGTAGAACCAGGTAGCCAACCTAACTGAAGACATATTAATCAAGCTGACATAATGAGTTAGCTCCCACAAAATAATGGGCCTTTCTTCTTTGCCATTTTTAGATATTTCCAACACACCCGAAGTGATGACTTCAGATTTGTCAGATGTGGTTTCCTCTAATGGTGAGGGCCACACCTCCATGTTTGCTAATTACGGAGATGACTCGGGTGATCAGTGTAGCCTGGGTAAGTATTTCGCACATGATTAAATTGTGTGGCTGAATAAAGCAATTACGTGTTGATAATGCCATCCAgcctgaaaagaaaaatgagaacaatTAAAACCAGCTATTGTTGACACGCCTTGCAATTCGGGTCCATTTAATCCCTTGGTAGGTCCATTAGTTTCTGTTCCAGCAGAATAGAACTAGCCCACCAAAATATAGAAGacataattatttttataaatgcagGTAATATAGAAGCAGaagaacattttgaaaaatctgaAGCTATATCgggtttttgtttaaaattcttACATAGGCTCAGTCCTGCTTATCACCTATCATCATTGGTGTATGGCTTGAAATTAGGCAATCTGAGTTTAAGTTTAAACCCCCAGAAGGTTTAGCAGCAAAGCTTGTCTGCCCTTTTGTcatataaataacattaaatgagggaggcttaaaaaagaaatttggtATTCCTGGAGAATTAATCAAATTCATCATTAAATACCTGCTCACATTTTGATGCAGTGTAACAGCATTTTCACTGCACATATGAatattatttttcagacaaCTCATCTGTTGACCAAAGACCTTCATCtccagagagggaggaagaaccAAACATTCAGGAATCTGAGCAGAGGTGTGATACAGACCCGACCACCAACACGTCTCCCACCTTAGATCCTGCACATGACATTAGTGGCCTTGAAGCTACCACAGAGAACCTCAGCGTCACAGGTAACCCAGAGATGCAAGATTCTGGTTCCTCTAGCTCAGCCCATATTATAAAGGAAGAGGTGTTGGAGCCTCCTGCGTCAGAAATGTAAGATGATTACGTTACCAGAGAATAAGTAACCTTCAAGCTAGTTTGCATAACAGAAGATTAAGAACACACCACGTTACAGGGAAGCTTCCGTTATAATTGTATGTTGTATCACtggaattattttcaatttccAAGAATTTTGGTTTTACACCAGTGCCATTGCTGCATGCTAAATTGCACATTTAAGAATGATATTATGTTGACAGGTAAGACTAGACATACAGATGGCTAATGCAATATGAATGTATTCTATAATTTAGAAACACTGTATGTTTAAACATCAAATGAGATGATTATTTAGCTAAGTCCAGTTGCTGCTAAAAACCATCCTAGTTTGCACAAAACAGAcaacggtaaaaaaaaaaaagtagttttgtttctcttaCTGTCATCACCTTCCAAATAGTTTAAAACACTGTATACAAAGAAAGCTTGACCTGGAGTTCACATATATCCATCATATGGGTTTACTGTTTAGGTTTTTGGAATTGCACTTTTATGTTTCTGTGTCCTCGTAggtaaaaagattttttaatcTCAGGCTTTTACCATTTTAGCCTTTATGacttttatgtcttgtttgaaaTATCTTCTTTTTTATATGCAAGTTTGACTTTTGATTGGTGGAATTGAGtgagttttctgtctcttctctttATGTCAATTTTagttaaattctgtttttgatCTATGTGGAAGGATGaaaatatacagatatttataaAAAAGATGCTCAAGAGAAACCTCCACTTCTctggttgtctttttttattaagtATATGCGTAATTAGAGTGGAAAGTCTTGCTATTTTGTGTGATTAAACCACCTAAAAAGAAGCCTGACAATATAATGACAGTTTGCACATAACTGTTGTGAGTCATCACACCTAATTCAATGAGTGTCCCTTGTTGCTGTCGTTGTCGTTGTCAGTACAAACCATTTCTAGAAGAGTAACTTCATGCTTTGAGACAGCAGATGTCAGCAAATACTTCTCTATAGCTCTCAGCTGGGTAggctttaaattttttgttattgCAGCTTCAAGAATTATGTCAGATTAGAGCTCACATTTTCAGGAATGATTTGAGTCATGAGTCCTTTATgtgtaatgttttttaaaaattgcttttccTTTGTGGAATTATGCAGGTCAGTGATgggatttgtttgtttgatctAATAGAAAAGGAGAAACTTAATAACACTGATGCCTTTCAGACTCAGTGACATGATGCTTCATTTGTACCATTTAGTTCTGCATATTTTGTACCTAGAAAAGGTGCTGTGCATTCAGTACTGGCATAATATAGACCCTGTTTGGGTTGAAAATCCATCTAAATGAGAGCAAAACATCAAATGTAAATGATAGATGGATACtggtgtttaaagaaaaaaagcaggttttgcatttttaaaaatttaatccaaatcccgTACCCGAGAATCCTTGATTCATGAACTACATGCAGCATCAACTATTAATATTTCATGTGTTCTGTATCTATACTTGTGTCACTTTTCAATCCTAGATTCAAATAACCAAATGTTGGTCgcaaaaatgggaaaataaataaatgaatacaaatcaaaatattaaaGAGGGGGAGGCTACAGTAGCAGAAGGGGAATATGCCTCAATTATTTACCAGGGCACTCCACACTCAGTTCAAGGAGGGGGATGGGCATGAGGGGAAAGAAAAGACTGTGTGGGGGGGAAGAAAGATGAGAGGGAGATGGATTTGTCTGTTTCCACCGGAGCGGTGGAGTGCTGCTCTTAAAGAAGCTTTCCTCTGGAACACCTGTGAGCGTATGTTAAAAAAGGATTATGTTTCTTCCATGAATAAGAAGTACCTCAGTGGCTGCAAATCTGCCTGCACACTGACATTTAATGGAAGCAAAGTTGAAATTTTGGAGAAATTAGAACCTAAAGCTTATCAAACCAACACATTTTCAGTGCCGAGTTGGAcggtttttgcatttttttttttttttttttttaatattactcGCCCTCAGGCTAGACATGCTATTTCATTGGCTCCACGTGAGGTTTTGCAACATGAAGATAGCTTTGTTTGAAGAAGCCGCCCAAGGCAAAAGCCAGCAGCTGCATGCCAAGAGGAGCCGAGAGGTGAAGTGTAAAGGGGGCCACCTCTGGAGGAACATgccttgtcttctttttttctccctttttctgAGATTGTTTCAAAGGACACTGTAACGCAGCTCAACCCACATGTCAGCTTAGCTTTATCTCAACCCGAGAGGCTCGGCTCACAGGCACCAGCATAGTGCCCGTTGCCTCAGTCTATCGTTGCAGCATGACAAATTGTGAAATAGAATAACTACGGAGAAAGATAGAAGGGAGGGGGTGAGACATGGATGGAAGGAAAGGATGAAAAAGGTATAGATGCAGGGCTgaaaagtgttgaaaaatgagcGAGCAATTGCTTCAACTGCATTGGTCACACAtcacataaaaatgcatcataCTCTTTCATCTTCTGGCTGAATTAATGTGCACTGTTGACTCTATGGCACACAAAGTAGGTTACATTAGATTCTGTGGATGTTTAAGTAGAGTAAAATTCAACCTATAGACATAAAGTGACATATATGGCACGTAAAAGTGAGATATAACACTGTAGACGTGCCCTGTTCTGTTCGTATGTGTGGGAACAAATCCCTTTCACACTCCCAGACttctattttcatattttttttaatcgccTTCCCACCCAAACCACGAATATCTTGGTGAGATGGAGCCTATATTTGGAAGTGCTGTGAGGTGTATTTGCATACAAGCACCATGCAGTGTTGTTCATAGTGTGCACACCACAGTCTGGGAATAATCTCAGTGAGTGCCTGTCTGTGTTATGTACAGGCCATAATTACATTCATTCTTGCAGGAGAGCTGTCACTCCGAGGGGTCTGAATTCATTAGGAAGTTGTTTTCAACTCCTGCAGTCATTACCAGCTGGCTGTATGTCTGATTTTCAATGGGAGATTTGATTTTTATCCAGTAAATATTGCAGCTTTCCATCGATTTAATTATAAATTACAGTTCAGCATATAATTTCACCCTTTGGAGTAGCATGCTGGAATATCGTGCAGCCTGAATTAGCCTGCTTGGCACATTCTGAGTACCGCTGTTGAGCACATTAGAGAACTAGACAACCTATGAGCAGCACTGCTGGTGGGGAAGGAAGGAAGTGAGCGTTTGGTTAAATTCAGGCAGCTGAAACCAGTTCTGAATATTGAAAGTTGGTCAGCTCTAACCAACTTGACAGCTGGTAAGAGAAGTGATGTAAACTGCGGTTAAAGACTTTGACGATAGAAACTTCATCAGCCATAACTTCCTGAAGAGGTTTTGTGACATTGTAACATCATCTTTCACTCTTTCCAGCTTCCCTCTGAGAGAGAACAGTCATTAATCACATGAGCACCTACGTCTAGGCAGAGTGTTGCtatgagctaaatgctaacaacGTCATTCTAGCAAGCTCAAAATGAAAATGCTAATGGGATTTAGTATGTTggcacaaaacataaaataaagctCCACCTAATGGGAATGCCATTAGTTTTGTGGGTGCAGCTCTAAACCAAGGTAATGAGCAAATGTAATTATCGACTTGCTAATGGCCCTGCAAAAGTTGAATTCCCAGTAGTCATTGATCAAACCGCCAAAAGCTCATCTCTGTTTACCAAGGTTACATATTTAActatacatatattttatatgaaaataatCCATTCATACCTTAATGGCTACAACATCCATCATTTCCATGTTGGACCTTGTATTGCATCTCTCCCGCTTGTTTCCTTTCTCTCCCTTTTATCAAAAGCAGCACATAAACCTT
Encoded here:
- the LOC111567977 gene encoding Golgi reassembly-stacking protein 1-like codes for the protein MGLPQSSFLSDGGTNSGYHVHGVQEESPAQKAGLEPFFDFILSIGNTRLNKESDLLKDLLKANVEKAVKLEVYNTKTQRVRELEVTPSNMWGGQGLLGASVRFCSFEGASENVWHVLDVEANSPAALAGLNAHYDFIVGADQVLQDSEDFFSLIEASEGKPLKLLVYNTQTEQCREVVVTPNGAWGGEGSLGCGIGYGYLHRIPTRPVQLNTQNKNVIHPAVSSSSEEGVAGDSTEVPSMAECRPPTETDLNQIEGGVQDLSVISPTQQAVEPDISNTPEVMTSDLSDVVSSNGEGHTSMFANYGDDSGDQCSLDNSSVDQRPSSPEREEEPNIQESEQRCDTDPTTNTSPTLDPAHDISGLEATTENLSVTGNPEMQDSGSSSSAHIIKEEVLEPPASEM